The window ACATGCGCAGGGATTTGTCTTCGGGCTGCAACACAAGTCTAGGATGCGGGTGGAAAGAGATGACCACGCTTTCCCCGTCAACCTCCTTTGCTGCATCCAAAAGGCGTCCCAAAATCTTTTGATGCCCCAGGTGCACCCCATCAAATGTGCCGATGGTCGCCGTGGCATTGTGTCCGCGGTCAAAGCCATCCAAGCTCCGAAAAACTTTCATCTTGGCAAATTTACTGCGAATCGGGAATAATCAAAGATGAGTGAAGGCGACGATTGGCGAAGTGGGCGCTATCAGCGGTTGGTGTGAGCGCTGCAGAAAAGCGAAGGGGGCGCTATCAGCGGATGGTGTGAGCGCCCCCTTCCCAAAACCCAATCGGCTAAACCTGCTGCGCAAGCATGGCCTGCAAACCCTCGATGGTGAAGGCGTCTTCGACGCGGAAGTCACCGATACGCGTGCGGCGCAACTCGAGGATGTACGCTCCTACGCCCAGCACCTGCCCGAGGTCATGTACGAGCGTGCGGATGTATGTACCCTTGCTGCAACGTATGCGTGCCGAGGCCCGTGCGGGGGAATCGACCGTTTGCGGATGAAAATCCAACAATTGGTAGTCGTAGACGGTAATGGTGCGCGGTTTGATGTCGACGGTTTTACCAGCACGTGCCGCTGCATAGGCGCGCTGACCATCAACTTTGACCGCGGAAAACTGCGGTGGCAATTGACTGATTTCGCCTTTGAATCCTATAATGGCGGATTCGATCATATCGCGGGTGATGTGCGCAGCGTCACAAATGTTTTCCGCATCAAATTCGGCGTCATAGCTTGGTGTGGTGGCACCTAGCCTGAATTCGACCAGATATTCTTTTTCCTGTGCCTGAATGCTGTCGATCGTTTTGGTCATCTTGCCCGAACAGAGAATCAGCAGTCCGGTGGCCAAGGGATCAAGCGTGCCGGCATGGCCCACTTTTTTGGTTTTGATCAGCCACCGCACTTTCTTGACGACATCAAACGACGTCCAGCCCTTGGCCTTGTCGATCAAGATTACTTCGCCGGCAACAAAATCCATGGGGGAGTGAAAAGTTATAAGTGAAAAGTGAAAAGTGAAAAGTCTTTGGAGGTCGTTGTGGGGAGATCAATAGATGGTTTTCAGGATTGACTTTTCATCATCCATCTCACCGACAAACGCATGTGGAAACCAATGGGAAATTGTAAAAGTGATTGTGAATCAGCCTAATCGGCAACTTTTCACTTTTCGTTCTTCACTTTTAACTTAGTTGTAGCTTTCCTTGGAATATTTGTCGTTTGCTTCGGCTGTGGTGTCTGCAGCTGCTGATTTGCGGCCTTTGGCCACGATTCCCCAGATGATCACGGCATGACCTGCCATGATGAGCGGCGGCGAAACATACAACGACAAAGAAAACTGTGTGGCGTCGATGAAGTCCTCGGTGCTCATGAGCAAATAGCCCAAGGCAATAAGGAAAAGGCCACCAACGATGATGAGAATATTGAGGTTTTTGAGTGGATTTTGCATCGCGAATTCAAGTTACATCAACTGATCGAGGTCCTTGTTTAAGAAGCGTGTGACCGCCCAAGTACTGCTCAACCAGCCTAAAAACGTGCCGAAGATAAGGATTCCTGAAGACAATAACAGGAATTCGTAGCGCATTAACATTTCTTGTGTCGAAAATCCCTCCATTTCGAATCCGCCGAGGCCCAAGTCCATGTACGAAAATGCATAGACCAATCCGATCAGCATGATGTCT of the Bacteroidota bacterium genome contains:
- the truB gene encoding tRNA pseudouridine(55) synthase TruB gives rise to the protein MDFVAGEVILIDKAKGWTSFDVVKKVRWLIKTKKVGHAGTLDPLATGLLILCSGKMTKTIDSIQAQEKEYLVEFRLGATTPSYDAEFDAENICDAAHITRDMIESAIIGFKGEISQLPPQFSAVKVDGQRAYAAARAGKTVDIKPRTITVYDYQLLDFHPQTVDSPARASARIRCSKGTYIRTLVHDLGQVLGVGAYILELRRTRIGDFRVEDAFTIEGLQAMLAQQV